The sequence below is a genomic window from Synechococcus sp. PCC 7335.
ATTTTTCCTCTCATCTGAGTAGCGATAAGTGGAAAGAGTTAGCCCGACGGTTTGATAGCTACGCTGAGCTGTCTTTTTCTGCGCGGCAGCATCTAGTCGCTGACACCAGAAGATTTTTGCATCGTGCCAGACAGGCTGCCAATTCCTTACCACTGCTTGCAGAAGGCAACGCTCCCTACACAATCGATACTAAAGGTACTGGCGCTAAAAGTAGCCGAGCTAAGACAGCGACCGAGAGTAAGCGTAAGTCTAGATCGCCTAAGACTACTGATGTTACTGGTCTAGTTAATCGGCCTGATTCCACTCATCCGCTTGATAAACCGCTGACTTATCTCAGAGGGATCGGTGCACACAAAGCCGAGAAGCTAGCAAAGCTAGGGCTGCTGAGCCTGCGAGATGTCCTGTTTTATTATCCGCGTGACTATATTGACTATGCACGTCAAGTCAAAATAAAAGATTTGGTTCCTGGCGAAACGGTCACGCTCGTGGCTACGGTTAAAAAATGCAGCTGCTTCAACAGTCCGCGCAATTCTAAGCTGACGATCTTCGAGATGACGGTGTATGACGCGACCTCTCGGCTGAAGATCAGTCGATTTCTAGCAGGGACTCATTTTCGCTCTAGAGGCTGGCAGGAAAGGCAAAAGCGTCTGTATCCACCGGGTGCGGTTGTGGCTATTTCTGGACTTGTGAAGCAGACGAAGTACGGCATCAATATCGATAGCCCAGAGATTGAAGTATTAGGTGGCCCTGATGAGGCGATCGCCTCGCTAACGGTAGGCCGAGTCGTGCCGGTATACCCGCTCACAGAAGGCGTTGGCGCAGATATTGTTCGCAAGGCTGTGGTGGCGGCTTTGCCGGCTGTGGTGGAACTGCGCGATCCCTTGCCAAGCGCACTGCGGCAAAAGTATGAGCTAGTAGAGCTGGCGGCGGCGATCGCTCATATCCACTTCCCACCGAGTACCGAAGCGCTAGCAGTTGCCCGCCGTCGTCTAGTCTTTGATGAATTCTTCTATCTTCAGCTAGGCCTGCTTCGCCGCCGTGCCGCCCAGCAACAGGCCCAGACTAGCGTCCAGGTGGCCCCGACTGGCCAGCTAATCGAAGCCTTTTACAAAGTCCTTCCCTTTCAATTTACCAATGCTCAGCAGCGTGTCGCTCAAGAAATCCTGAATGATCTGCAAAAGACAGCTCCTATGAACCGGCTAGTTCAAGGTGACGTTGGATCGGGTAAAACCGTTGTCGCTGTCGTCGGCATCTTGGCTGCTATTCAAGCTGGCTATCAGGCAGCGCTCATGGCCCCAACAGAGGTTCTAGCCGAGCAGCATTACCGTAAGCTAGTTGAGTGGTTCAATCTTTTGCATTTACCTGTAGAACTTTTGACTGGCTCGACTAGAGCCGCAAAGCGGCGACAAATTCATAGTGAGCTACTCACCGGAGAATTGCCTGTTCTAGTAGGCACCCACGCACTGATTGAAGATCCCGTTCAATTTCACAACCTGGGTTTAGTCACCATTGACGAACAGCATCGCTTCGGCGTTGCCCAACGCGCTAAGCTCCAGCAGAAAGGGGATAACCCCCATGTGCTGACACTGACAGCTACGCCGATTCCGCGTACCCTGGCATTGACTATCCACGGTGATCTTGATGTTAGCCAAATCGATGAACTGCCGCCGGGAAGAAAAGCAGTTAAGACAACTGTACTTGGCGCCAAAGAACGTTCTGATGCCTACGACTTGATTCGTAGAGAGATCGTTCAGGGTCGTCAGGTTTATATTGTGCTGCCTTTAGTGGAGGAGTCTGAGAAACTCGATTTGCGCTCTGCTATTGAAGAGGGCGATCGCCTGCAAGAAACCATCTTTCCCGATTTTCAAGTGGGATTGCTACATGGGCGAATGAGCTCTGTCGACAAAGACGCTGCGATTAGTGCCTTTCGCGATCAGACGACCCAAATTCTGGTCTCTACCACCGTTGTTGAGGTCGGCGTAGACATTCCTAATGCTACGGTTATGCTAATCGAACATGCCGAGCGGTTTGGCCTTTCACAACTCCATCAGCTACGTGGCCGAGTCGGACGCGGTGGCGATCAGTCTTTTTGCCTACTAATGACCAATAGTAAGAGCGATGTGGCCATGCAGCGGTTGCGGGTGATGGAACAATCGCAAGATGGCTTCTTTATTTCTGAGATGGATATGCGCTTTCGCGGGCCAGGTCAGGTACTAGGCACTCGTCAGTCTGGACTTCCCGACTTTGCGTTAGCTAGCTTAGTAGAAGATCAGGACGTTTTGGAGCTAGCGCGCACTGCTGCTGGTAACGTGTTAGCGCAAGAAAGCGAATCCGGTGATGGACTCACTCGCTGGCCACTGATGGAGAAAGAGCTGGAACGTCGCTATCAGAAGCTAATGGGTGGAGCGATTTTAACCTAGCGCCGCTCTTACGACCTAATGCTTGAGCTAATTCCCAATTGAAAGCCAATTAAGACCGCTCACTTAAATCTCATTGAGCCTACGTAAGAAGTCTGCCTCATCAGGATCACCGCCCTGCTCTGCTAGGTCTGTCTCTGTACTGTAAACAGCATCACGCTCATTCAGCACTTTTTGAGCTGCAAATTGCTTAGCAAAGGCCAACTTCTGCTGGAAAGCAGCGCCCAAACGATTGAGAGTTGTCGCTCTTATCGCTCTTTCTTCATTTCTTTTTTCAATCTTGGCGTTTTGTCTTAGCATCCAGTAGTAGCGAATTAAGGGAAGACCTAGAAACGCTGTACCATAGCCTGCAAGCAGCCAGTAAATAGACTCTACAAAGGCGATGAATTCAATATCAACGGTAGCAGTTTGTAAGAGGTTCCATAGCACAAGCGCTCCTACAAGATTCAGTGCGCCTAGAGCGATCGAGATCATCACCTGATCAGAGGTGGCACTGGTAAATTTTCGCTTAGTTTCTTTGAGATAGGCACTAACAGCTGCTTTTCCCCTTTGCATCGCAGATACTTGTAGCTCTGGGAAGTAGTAGACCATATCGCCAGTTGGGCTCACCTCCGGCTGACCGTTGAAGCGAGTAAGTACAGGCAGCATGTAGTCTTCGTATTCCCGATCTGAGCCTTCGCCTAGATCGTCTAAATAGGGAGTGACTTGTTCGGCAGCGATCGCACCACCATTATTCGTAATCACACTACCAATCGCCTGCCATCGCCGCTCTTCCAAGTCCTCGTTTGGATCACCGTCTCCAAACAAGAAGGAGAAGATTGCTTCTAGGAACGGTAGCTTCTCCCCAGAAGGAGACGAACGACCTCTGCCGCCACTGTAGCTGCCACCATACCGACTAGTGCCTCGATTCGGGTAGCGCCCTCTGCCACGCCCGTATCTGCCGCGCCCGTAGTTAAAGTCGAATAGATAAAAAAAGTTCGTTGGGAAGAATACAAACCCACCCCCTCCTCTGCGATTATCACGGCTGTTACCCCCACCCTGACTGCTCGCTGCGATGACTAAGACAATAATTGCGATCGAAATTATCGCAATCGAAACCATCAGCATGATGCCAAACGAGATGCGAATCACGTAGAACAGTGCGCTCCACACTTTAGACAGTGTTTCTTGAGCGCGCAGTTGCCAGTACTTATTTCGCAGCACACCGCGAAAGTTTCTAGGAAACTCGTAGGCGATCTCTCCCGTCTCTGAGACTTGCATATGTCCTTGCGTCTCAGAAGCTAGCGCTAGTAGTCCTTGCTGCGCTACCTCAACATTTAGTCCCGCCTTGGTCGCAACATCCCCTACCGTCACCCGATAATCGAGAGATTCCACCGCCTGCATGACTTCTTTGTTTAATTCCACGGCCTCAATGCCTCGTATGCTTGTGCTTGCAATTTATTTAGAGTGAGCAAGCGCTGCTTTTATCCATCTACCTAGTATAGAAGTCCTCTCTTCACTCAACAGGTAGGACGAGGTTCGGATCTCTACTAAAATACCGCCGAGTCCATCAAAGGATCAGCGGTATAGAGAGGGTAGATACAGAAACGATGTGCGCGATATACCCTTAAGAAGTCTGTTCCCAAAGAAGTCTGTGCTTACAAGTCTGTGCGATCCATGTAGCCGCGATCCATGTAGCCTCTATCCTTGTATTCCCTATATTAAAGTGAATCTTGTATAGAGATATAGAGGCTACGCGTAGTGTTGTCTTGCGCAAGATACAAACACCATCCAAGCGGAGCAGACTTGTTGCCTAACCTAGAGAGTGTCCCTATAGCCGAGAAGTGCGGCCTAACACCTGGTCTGTGAGCGCGTTAATTTCGCTAGCTAGCTCGCTGCGGTTCGATGCTTTAAGCAGATAGCGATACACAAACCAGCCGCTATATAGCAGGCCGATTAGCTCGAACAAAGGTGCTAGAACGGGCACATCGTTGATTGCTTCTAAAACGGCCAAAGTCAGTTTGATAGAAAGAAACAGACTAAAGAACAGTCCTAGGGCAATTAAGGGGCGCTTGTATTCTTGAAAAAATTCACCGAAGTATTTATCTAGATCGCCGAGCTTGTCTACGACCTGCGCAGTAACTCGCTTGATTTGCTCCATTGTTTCGGCAGACCCAGAGTCGGTGGGAGAACTGCCGCCGATTGAGTCGTTGTTTTCAGTAAAGATAGTACTTTCTGTTTGTGTGTCTGTCGCCATAACTAAGTCTTCCGAGTGAACAACATATGGGCTATATACTCTGCTCCAAAGCCAGTGCTCTAGAGCCATCAGCCTCAGAAAATAAGTGAAGCAGGCCGGCTGGATAAAGTAACAGCAAACCTCAGAAGCTCTGTAAACTACGGAGCAGAGAGGATGAATCAAGGCATCATAATAGCGCCTCTTTTATTAAGTGCCAAATATCCTAAATATTGACTAAGTATCTATTTAGGATATGTGGATCTACTTAAGGTATATCGGTACTGTTACCGATCTGTGTCTGTATCCTGATGGTATATATCCTGACGCATCATATGTCCTAAGACACATATTTTCCAATTGGAAATAAGGGATTGGAGATAAGGGAACAAGACCAAAAATAATCGTACTACCTTTTGTACTATATATTGGTGCTGCTAAACGACTGAGTAGACAAATATTTAGTAGACAAATGTGACGCTTGGTAGGCGATCGCCCATTCATCCCTAGCCGATTCCTTAAAATAGAAAGCACGTATACTAAAGTGCTACAGGAACATCCCATAGAAAAAATCTACGGCGAGCTCAAAGGTCTAAAGTCTAGCCAGCTAAAAGAGCTTCAAAGAATTTATCACCAGCGGTTACCGATAGATCGGGTAACAACGCCGGAGTTCGCGCAGAGATTGGCTGCGGTTAGTACCGATATCAATCAAGCGATCTGTGCGTATGTCGATAGGCGTGGTCATGTCATCCGAGTAGGCGTCGGCAGTCCTCGTAAAACTCAGATTCCGGTTTTAGAGCTGCCTCGCTATGGTGCAGAACGACTGTGCGGCATTCGCTGCATCGCGACACAACTTAAGCTAGAGCCGCCAAGCCACAGTGTGCTGACAGCCATGGCAATCCAGCGGCTAGATGCTATGGCGTTGTTGACTTTGACCGGTACAGGCTTCAAACGTAAGGGTGGCGGAGCGACCGGCTACATTCGTGATGCCTATCTTGCTCATCTAGTGCCTAACCCCAAAGAGCAGTGGGCGGTCTCAGACCCACTTAGCCTTGAAGCGCTAGATCAGCAGGACTTTCTAAATCTTGCTGAAAGTTTAGAAGAGGAGTTTCGGCGAGAATTTATTGCTCAGCAGGTAGACAGCGACCATGATCGCGTTTTGGTGGTCGGTCTACTAACTGAAAAAATGGCAGAGGAGTCATTTAGGAACGGGCTAGCTGAAATTGAACGACTCGTAGAAACAGCGGGTGGTGATGTTTTACAGGTGACTAAGCAGAAGCGATCGCGTCCCCACCCTCAAACGGTCATCGGCGCTGGTAAAGTCGACGAGATTGCCCTTTCTGTGCAAACGCTAGGAGCCAACTTGATCGTCTTCAACCGCGATCTTTCACCCGGCCAAATCCGTAATTTGGAAAAACACGTTGGCGTTCGCGTGGTTGATCGTACTGAACTTATTCTGGATATCTTTGCCCAACGTGCCAAATCGGGAGAAGGTAAGCTACAAGTCGAACTTGCGCAGCTAGAGTATCAACTCCCTAGATTGACTGGGCGTGGTCAGGCGATGTCTAGACTTGGTGGTGGTATCGGGACTAGAGGGCCTGGCGAAACTAAGCTGGAAACCGAACGCCGCGCTATTCAAAAACGCATCACCCGTCTGCAGGCAGAGGTCAACCAGCTTCAGGCTCATAGAACTCGCCTGCGACAGCGGCGGCAGGCTAACTCAGTTCCCTCCGTTGCCATCATCGGCTACACCAATGCTGGTAAATCCACTTTGCTGAATCACCTGACGGAATCAGAGGTTTACGCAGCCGACCAGCTTTTTGCCACGCTAGATCCTACCACCCGCCGCGTTGTTATCAATGACGAAGAGACTCATGAGCTCCAGTCACTTGTGCTCACTGATACCGTAGGCTTTATCCAAGATCTTCCTCCGGCACTGATGGATGCTTTTCGTGCCACATTAGAAGAAGTCACCGAAGCTGATGCATTAATTCATGTGGTCGATGCGTCGCATCATGCTTGGAAAGACCACATTCACTCTGTAATGAAGCTACTGGGTCAAATGCCGATTGCCCCTGGTCCAATTTTGCTGGTGTTTAACAAGCTAGATCAAACTGACACTGACGCTCTAGAGGTCGCAAAAGACGAATATCCTCAGGCCGTTTTTGTCTCAGTTGCCAAGAATCTAGGGATGGATACCCTACGACAGAAAATCCTTCAGCTCGTTCACTATGCGATCACGCACTAAGCGCACAAAGAAAGGAGAAGTCAGCTTTTGGCTTCTCCTTTCTTCCTACTTTGCTTGGGTCGTTGCCTGCTATCTAGGCCTTACCTAGCGTGACAACGCAACTTAAAAGTTAGATCTTAAGCGAACCACTCTTCTACCGCTTCTGCTTTGGTATTAGTGTTACGAGAGAGCGTTTCTCTCTCAAAGTCCATGTGGATAGATCGAGATTGTTCACCGTCTTTAGCAACTGCCACGATAGGATAGCGGATCATGCCGTCTTGAAAGGACATGTGGAAGCGGAAGGTGCCATCAGGCTCTAGCTCAATCTCTTTACCATCGATAGTGACCGTAGCATCAGGCTCAGTCGCCCCATAGACAATGAGCTCCGCATCCGCAATCAGCCAGAATTTACGAGACTTTGCAGGCGGCGCGGAAGGGAACATACCGGCACCAGACATGTTGATTCCAGAGGCTGTAGGGAGCGCCCAAAGCCCCGCTCCAGATGGAAAGACATAGGAGCTAACTGACTGTTCTGGAACTTGATGCATGGAGCCAAAGAGCGAGCCTGCTAGGCGCATCGCTTCTGCGGACTGGGCTTTTGCGAAGATATCGTCGTATAGCGGATTCTCTCCTGTCCGATAACCTGCCTTACCAGCCGCTGTGGCTGCTTTTTGGCTGGGTGAAACCATCTGGGCAACGCTGCGGCCGCGCAGGTCTTGATCCCAGCTAACAGTAACGAACTTATCTTCAATCCAATCAGATGGATAGACAGGTGGAATGCGAACCACAGCTGAGCGTGAGAGCATCAGCCATCGGCCATCGTCACAGATGTAGCCTACTTCGATAGCGTAGTCGCGATCGCTCACTGGAATAGGCAAATACCATTCGCGGGCAATCTCGCCACACTCGTATTGTTGGAGGCTGTGGGGTCTTTGAGTGTTGATGTCGATATCGGTGACATCGTAAAAGCGCAGAGCCAGACGTCTACCACCCTGGTTACGCAGCTCCTGTTTGTGCTCGTTCGGAATATCCCAGTATGCATATGCCCACTGTGGATCACGAGGAAGCAAAACAATTCGGCTTTCCCCATAGCCGTCTGGCAGATCACCTAAGCCGTCATCGACGTTGGCTAGATGTTCCATGCTAAGGTTACGAGTCGCCACGGCTGTCGATGTACTACCCGCAGCTTCAGCGCCACTCGAGAATCTGGCAGCTTCGACAGCGACTTGTCCGGTGATCGGTTCGGTGGTGGTGGTTGGTACGTTACGAACTCCAGCTTCAACCTGCTTTTGCTGGATGGCAGCCACGAGCTCTACTTTTCGCATCCGGCTATATCTAGAAACTTCGTATTCGCTAGCAACTCTACGTAGCTGACGAAGGGTCATTTCTTCTAATGGAATATCAGGAACTGGTGTTGACATGATCATATTAATCCTCATTTTTATCCAAAAGTGATCCCAAAATTAGCAATCGGGGGATCGCTTTTGTTTCAGTAGCTTAATAATAGAGCAAATATTGCTTTGGGGATCGCGGCATCTAACAATATTTTGTCTTGAGAGGCTGTGATCCCTATGTTATGGGATCAGATGGGATCAAAAAGTCATGTATTCATGACATTATATATTGGATATCTCGATGGCATCGGCTATTGAGATACGTTCGAGACCTAGCTCACTTATGATGGTTTGAAATCGATAGTTTGAAATGATTTGGAACTGACAATGAAGGCTGTTAAACACGTGTACGACTGTGGCTAGTTCTGACTCTGACTCTACAGAGAAGGGGGCGCGGAGGGGCCACATTATTGGGCGAATCTTGCCGGGGGCGGTGCAACTGTGGTTGCAGAGCCAGGTGGAACAGGTAGATTCGTTGATGATTGATTTAGAAGGCCGTGATCGCCAGTTGATTTCCGGCTATATTCCTGGCGTCTCTGTTTTTGCTAAGCAGGTTGTCTATAAAGGCTTGCAGCTATCTAAAGTGCAGCTAGCAGCTAAGGAGATTCGGATCAATTTAGGTCAGGTCGTTAGAGGGAAGCCGCTACGGCTGATGAAACAATTTCCGGTGGAGGGACAAGTGTGCCTAAGTGCGGCAGACGTTGCTGCTTCGGCCTCTTCCCCTTTGCTGGCTGCAGGGCTAGCTGACTTTTGGCGATCGCTGATCCAACTCCCAGAGTTCGCTAAGGCCGTGGAGAAGCGCTATGGCATGCGATCGCTCCAGCCGGATACCGAGCTATATACCCCTCGCATTGAATTAGGCAATGGCTGTTTGGCCCTTAGCTTCTATCCATATAGC
It includes:
- the hflX gene encoding GTPase HflX, whose protein sequence is MYHQRLPIDRVTTPEFAQRLAAVSTDINQAICAYVDRRGHVIRVGVGSPRKTQIPVLELPRYGAERLCGIRCIATQLKLEPPSHSVLTAMAIQRLDAMALLTLTGTGFKRKGGGATGYIRDAYLAHLVPNPKEQWAVSDPLSLEALDQQDFLNLAESLEEEFRREFIAQQVDSDHDRVLVVGLLTEKMAEESFRNGLAEIERLVETAGGDVLQVTKQKRSRPHPQTVIGAGKVDEIALSVQTLGANLIVFNRDLSPGQIRNLEKHVGVRVVDRTELILDIFAQRAKSGEGKLQVELAQLEYQLPRLTGRGQAMSRLGGGIGTRGPGETKLETERRAIQKRITRLQAEVNQLQAHRTRLRQRRQANSVPSVAIIGYTNAGKSTLLNHLTESEVYAADQLFATLDPTTRRVVINDEETHELQSLVLTDTVGFIQDLPPALMDAFRATLEEVTEADALIHVVDASHHAWKDHIHSVMKLLGQMPIAPGPILLVFNKLDQTDTDALEVAKDEYPQAVFVSVAKNLGMDTLRQKILQLVHYAITH
- a CDS encoding DUF4912 domain-containing protein, whose protein sequence is MIMSTPVPDIPLEEMTLRQLRRVASEYEVSRYSRMRKVELVAAIQQKQVEAGVRNVPTTTTEPITGQVAVEAARFSSGAEAAGSTSTAVATRNLSMEHLANVDDGLGDLPDGYGESRIVLLPRDPQWAYAYWDIPNEHKQELRNQGGRRLALRFYDVTDIDINTQRPHSLQQYECGEIAREWYLPIPVSDRDYAIEVGYICDDGRWLMLSRSAVVRIPPVYPSDWIEDKFVTVSWDQDLRGRSVAQMVSPSQKAATAAGKAGYRTGENPLYDDIFAKAQSAEAMRLAGSLFGSMHQVPEQSVSSYVFPSGAGLWALPTASGINMSGAGMFPSAPPAKSRKFWLIADAELIVYGATEPDATVTIDGKEIELEPDGTFRFHMSFQDGMIRYPIVAVAKDGEQSRSIHMDFERETLSRNTNTKAEAVEEWFA
- the recG gene encoding ATP-dependent DNA helicase RecG; the protein is MEPTTTQKLQAQPSTPSDSTLPDWVRLQKALSIESERGFNNTKGHQQLFSEFLASSLLSGYTIFSDNFSSHLSSDKWKELARRFDSYAELSFSARQHLVADTRRFLHRARQAANSLPLLAEGNAPYTIDTKGTGAKSSRAKTATESKRKSRSPKTTDVTGLVNRPDSTHPLDKPLTYLRGIGAHKAEKLAKLGLLSLRDVLFYYPRDYIDYARQVKIKDLVPGETVTLVATVKKCSCFNSPRNSKLTIFEMTVYDATSRLKISRFLAGTHFRSRGWQERQKRLYPPGAVVAISGLVKQTKYGINIDSPEIEVLGGPDEAIASLTVGRVVPVYPLTEGVGADIVRKAVVAALPAVVELRDPLPSALRQKYELVELAAAIAHIHFPPSTEALAVARRRLVFDEFFYLQLGLLRRRAAQQQAQTSVQVAPTGQLIEAFYKVLPFQFTNAQQRVAQEILNDLQKTAPMNRLVQGDVGSGKTVVAVVGILAAIQAGYQAALMAPTEVLAEQHYRKLVEWFNLLHLPVELLTGSTRAAKRRQIHSELLTGELPVLVGTHALIEDPVQFHNLGLVTIDEQHRFGVAQRAKLQQKGDNPHVLTLTATPIPRTLALTIHGDLDVSQIDELPPGRKAVKTTVLGAKERSDAYDLIRREIVQGRQVYIVLPLVEESEKLDLRSAIEEGDRLQETIFPDFQVGLLHGRMSSVDKDAAISAFRDQTTQILVSTTVVEVGVDIPNATVMLIEHAERFGLSQLHQLRGRVGRGGDQSFCLLMTNSKSDVAMQRLRVMEQSQDGFFISEMDMRFRGPGQVLGTRQSGLPDFALASLVEDQDVLELARTAAGNVLAQESESGDGLTRWPLMEKELERRYQKLMGGAILT
- a CDS encoding CAAD domain-containing protein, whose amino-acid sequence is MATDTQTESTIFTENNDSIGGSSPTDSGSAETMEQIKRVTAQVVDKLGDLDKYFGEFFQEYKRPLIALGLFFSLFLSIKLTLAVLEAINDVPVLAPLFELIGLLYSGWFVYRYLLKASNRSELASEINALTDQVLGRTSRL
- a CDS encoding DUF2993 domain-containing protein — protein: MASSDSDSTEKGARRGHIIGRILPGAVQLWLQSQVEQVDSLMIDLEGRDRQLISGYIPGVSVFAKQVVYKGLQLSKVQLAAKEIRINLGQVVRGKPLRLMKQFPVEGQVCLSAADVAASASSPLLAAGLADFWRSLIQLPEFAKAVEKRYGMRSLQPDTELYTPRIELGNGCLALSFYPYSQGQIDKQPIILGVELSVVSSHFLQLASPHWLSDTAMLSDITQGEPVSALSDFCWNLGEDTQLTQLDLQTTQLVCEGQLTIRP